The Nitrogeniibacter aestuarii genome has a window encoding:
- a CDS encoding DMT family transporter, producing MSSVAPQANEHPLRGIALLVIAVLFFVLLDSTSKHLSQQWPVSLVVWIRYAVHLLLMVLLLAPRHGLRLVSTRRPRLQIVRAGCLLITSWFIVAALQRMPLAETTAIMFSAPLMVTAMAGRLLGEQVGRVRWAAVVLGFMGVILVAQPTGDIDLYGVLLALCAATGFAAYQLLTRLLSPTERPLTLLFWTALVGTVLMSFALPWAWHGPTPDAWSAAQMVAMGVFGGTGHLLLIQAFRLAPASTLSPILYIQLAWATLLGWVFFGQLPAWTGLIGILIIASAGVMTALASRRKTPIQGTAKTPG from the coding sequence GTGAGCTCCGTCGCCCCCCAGGCGAACGAGCATCCGCTGCGCGGCATTGCCCTGCTCGTCATCGCGGTCCTGTTCTTTGTGCTCCTCGACAGCACCAGCAAGCATCTGAGTCAGCAATGGCCGGTCTCACTCGTGGTCTGGATCCGCTACGCCGTGCACCTCCTGCTCATGGTGCTCCTGCTGGCGCCTCGCCATGGGCTGCGGCTTGTCTCCACCCGCCGCCCTCGCTTGCAGATCGTGCGTGCCGGCTGCCTGCTGATCACCTCCTGGTTCATCGTCGCTGCCCTGCAGCGCATGCCACTGGCCGAGACCACAGCCATCATGTTCTCCGCGCCACTCATGGTGACCGCCATGGCGGGCCGTCTGCTGGGCGAACAGGTCGGACGCGTGCGCTGGGCCGCGGTGGTGCTGGGTTTTATGGGGGTCATCCTGGTCGCTCAACCGACGGGCGATATCGACCTGTACGGTGTTCTGCTGGCCCTGTGCGCCGCCACCGGATTTGCGGCCTATCAGCTGCTCACGCGCCTGCTATCGCCCACCGAGCGCCCGCTGACCCTGCTCTTCTGGACAGCGCTTGTCGGTACCGTACTCATGTCCTTCGCACTGCCTTGGGCGTGGCACGGCCCAACGCCGGACGCCTGGTCCGCTGCCCAGATGGTGGCCATGGGCGTTTTCGGCGGCACGGGGCACTTGCTGTTGATTCAGGCATTCCGGCTTGCGCCGGCGTCGACGCTGAGCCCGATTCTCTATATCCAGCTGGCGTGGGCCACGCTGTTGGGTTGGGTCTTCTTCGGTCAGCTGCCCGCCTGGACAGGGCTGATCGGCATTCTGATCATTGCCAGCGCGGGCGTCATGACCGCACTGGCCAGCCGACGCAAAACACCAATCCAGGGTACCGCCAAGACACCGGGCTAG